The Emys orbicularis isolate rEmyOrb1 chromosome 4, rEmyOrb1.hap1, whole genome shotgun sequence genomic sequence TTGTATTCTAGGATGTCTCGTGAACAGATCTAGGTTACAGGACAACAAAGCAAAGTTGATTATTTATCTTCTAGGGCATCTTGATGAGCTTGTCTAGGATAGGAACATAAGATATCTGCAGGACAGTGTATCGATGTGAGATTTAAATGTAAGTTAACGGgtgcattagccttttttaaaTGGTGAAACTCTGCCTTAACACCTTCATTCCTGAATTGTTTTCCAGGTATGAATtttgggaagggggcaggggacgAAAGAGAACAAAAAATGCATAGCAACTGGCCAAGTAGTTTGTGAGTGGAACTGCAGCTGCAGGCAGGCAAGCGCAGGAAGGAATCCTGAGTAATGCAGGGATGGGAGCAACAGTGGGTCAGGCTCTGTGAAATGCTTTGATTTTTGAGCTGTTCCCAACATGCCACTAAAGAGTTAACTACCAATCTTGCTGCTTTTTACAAACGTTTTTTGAATTTAGAGAAAGTTCAGTGTTTTGCTTTTCAGCCCAACCTCCTTTTACATCCTGGTGGGAGGCGTGTCAGATGAAGGTCATGCTGGAAACAAAATACTGAACTTTTTCTAAGCAgttttgtgtgtatgtaaaaTATATAATACCATGTACTCAAATTGACTTCACCTTTAAAAATCAAGTCAAGTTCAGCGGGCTTAAAGACCTTTCCAATAAAGTGTTTCAAACACCTGACATAAGTATTCTGCAATGGACCATTACATAGCTGCTGCTAGCTTAAGTGAAAGCTCTGAAAGCCTTCTGTTAAAAGGATATGGTCAGAAGAGCTCCTTCAATGGCTTTTCTTCCCTTACTATTATGGGTAATTCATCTGTTCCTGCTGCTTATTCCTCACCTGAAGTTCTAATTCTCTTGCGTAATCATTTCTCTAGGACCATTTATTTAGGATTAATGATGTAGAAAAGGGAGAGGCAGCAAAACTTTCAAATGACACACAGTTATTTGTAAAGTCTAAAGAAGACTGAGGAACTTTGCAGGAACCTCATAAAGCTAGATAAATAGGCATTGCCTGATGGAAGATGAAATTTAGTGAAGTTCACTGTAGCACATACagtcctggccctttaaaatcCTTCCTGCCTCCATGGTGAGTTAATTTAAATAACACAGAGTTCTTGTACAAAGAATATCCTTTCTTGTAGTACAGGTAGACTTTTCAAGGACTAGGGCTATGTGCTTAATCAAATTCTGATTGCAGTCAAAGTAAAAAAGACATGGTCACACACAAGATTTCTGCTATGGAGGTAGGAGAACAGTTTTTCAGACAtcttaacaaaaagaaaacaaaaccccaaaacaaaaactgaacCTTGTTCCAAGTCTGGATTCtctgttcatttgcaaatttaccaTTTTGATCTCTTTTCCCTTCATTCTCTATGCCTTTCATTCAGAATCTTATAGTATCTCTCACTCTTATCTCAGCAGTTCAGCCACAGGCTGAAAGAATAAAGTGTTTATTGTATGTTTTCAGTGAGTTCCTGGAAAGGTGTGTCTCTTACAATGTATTGTCCACATTTCTGGGCAGACATAACACTGAATAAAAGGGAGATTCCAAAGGCCTAATCATCACTGATCTGAGACAGGCTCCTAGAGGAAGTCTGCATTTTCCAGGCTCCTGTCATGAAGTGcacactaaggctttgtcttcactacccgccgatccggcgggtagcaatcggtctatcggggatcgacttaccgcgtctagtgaagatgcggtaaaatcgatccctgatcgctctgccgtcgactccggaaatccacctcggcaggaggcggcagcggagtcggcggcagcggtcgactttcccgcgtcctcaccgccaggtaagccgacctaaaatacgcaacttcagctacggtattcacgtagctgaagttgcgtatcttaggtcggacccccgctgtagtgtagacctagcctaacatTTCAGTGCAGAGCCAGCAAATTGACTCTTAACCAGGACGGAGGACGGGGGATATTTGCGAAGTTGTTTTTGGCAAACATAATCATTGCTCTTATTTACTGACTGTGTTGAGATGGTGGATTGTATGTAACTAAAAAGTAATTGGATGTTATTGCTCTGGAGCTACAGGTTTATTTATACTTTTGCTTGATTGCTAAGCAGCTATTTTAGTTTCAGGGACTGGGCTTGGCACATCTCTCACATCTTTATTGAGATTAAAGACCAGAATGGAAAACAGATGTTGCTGCACTAGTCCTGACTTTTTCAGCATTACATAGGATAGTATCTCATGCGATTTTGTAGTGTAGAATGCTGGGGAAATGAAAGGAGGAATAATCGTGAATGAGTGCATTGCCTTTAAAGGAAGGGACGGAATTTCAGGGAGCGCAGCATTGGCTAATTTTAATCCTGTAAAAATGACAAGTCTTAAATATATTCCGCAATATTTTCCTACTAGTTGTAATGTTCTGTCTGCAACAAATTAACATCTCTTGGTAGATGAAAATATTTATGCCCAAATTAGCTTAGAGCAGTGAGTGGAGAACTGTTGTGTTTTAGAACACTAGAAGgggaggaaaaaggaaagaaacttGATGGAAGCTGGTACTCGTGGGGATACACACTGTATCCAGTTTTGCAGTCCGACACAGTAATGTGACCTTCTttaaagtccatgggagttgTGGGAACATATTTGAGCATAAACACCGCCtattttatcttgttttgtcaTCTTCCTCTTGCTTGCTGTTGTCCCTTTTTTCCCGTCCTTTTACCCCATCCATCGTGGATTTCTCAACCCTATCCCTCTTACTTTAGATCCCTTGTCTCCCCACTGCACACTTGTCCATGTTATATTCTCCCCCCTCTGCACACATTCATGCTAGGTTGCATATTCAAACAGGTGCAAGCGGCATCTGTCATTGGGTCATGTTTGCCGCACCCACCTCCAAGACTAAACATAGCGATACTGGGCTGCACCACCTGCCCTTCTGCTGACTAGATGCATGCTAGTGGGGATAGGCATTTGTGCAAGTCTGGCTAAAGTTTGCCTTTTCTGAACTAGAAGATAGAGTATATTTATACATACTCCATTTTCAAAAAGTTCATTGCATTTGGTGTACAATCACGTGTATGGCAGTGCATATAACTCAGAATAGATAACAATATAATTTATGCAGTATTTAAAATACATCTGCattgtgaaaataaatgcaaACCTAATGCTGAAGTCAAAGCATTTTGTTTTATGTGGTATTTTAATCTTATTctatccataaaaaaaaaaattaagattggCTTTTTTCATCCCTATAGGTTACTAGCAACAAACTCACTATGAAAGATCATCCTCTGACTGGAAGTCAGGTCAAAGTTGAGCAACTATTTGAGGACTCTGGCAATAAGAGGAGCAGTActcttcagtctgcaggaatCAGTAGTTCCGAAAGATCTCTTCCTTCGCTGTCAAAAGATAAAAGTATAGACAGCTTAAGCACAGCCAAATCTTGTGGAAGTTCATCAAAAGTGCGCAAAGCTATCTCTCAGGCTCCAGAGCAAGCAGTGAAGCAATATAAACATCAGTTATCTGCTTACGAGCAGCAAGAAATATGTAACTTTTCTGAAATTTACTTTGTGGGTCCAAATGCAAAAAAGAGGCAAGGAGTAGTCGGTGGCCCCAACAATGGAGGATATGATGATGACCAATGTGGATACATTCATGTGCCTCATGACCATCTGGCTTACCGATATGAAGTACTTAAAATAATTGGAAAGGGCAGTTTTGGACAAGTAGCTAAAGTTTATGATCATAAACTCCACCAGCATTTGGCCTTAAAGATGGTTCGCAATGAGAAGAGGTTTCACCGTCAAGCAGCAGAGGAAATTCGGATTTTGGAGCATCTCAAGAAACAGGATAAAACTGGCAGCATGAATGTTATTCACATGCTAGAAAGTTTCACCTTTCGGAACCACATATGTATGACCTTTGAGCTCCTGAGCATGAACCTGTATGAGCTGATCAAAAGAAATAAATTTCAAGGGTTCAGTGTGCAGCTGGTACGCAAGTTTGCCCACTCTATATTACAATGTTTGGAGGctctttataaaaacaaaatcatacaTTGTGACCTGAAGCCAGAAAATATACTTCTAAAACAGCAAGGGCGGAGTGGCATCAAGGTTATTGATTTTGGGTCCAGCTGCTTTGAGCACCAAAGAGTCTACACTTATATTCAGTCTCGATTCTATAGGGCCCCAGAGGTCATTCTGGGAAGTCGCTATGGGATGCCCATAGACATGTGGAGTTTTGGTTGTATTCTGGTGGAACTGTTGACTGGATatcctctttttcctggagaagATGAGGGAGACCAACTGGCTTGTATGATGGAGCTTCTTGGAATGCCACCTCAGAAGCTTTTGGATCAATCCAAGCGAGCCAAGAACTTCATCACCTCCAAGGGTCATCCTCGCTACTGCACTGCAACTACACATACAGATGGGAAAGTGATCCTCAATGGCAGTAGATCGCGCAGGGGTAAAATGCGTGGTGCTCCAGGCAACAAAGACTGGGTGACAGCGTTGAAAGGCTGTGATGACCCCTTGTTTATAGAATTCTTAAAAGAATGTCTTAACTGGGATCCTTCTGCACGCATGACTCCAAGTCAAGCTTTAAGACACCCTTGGATTTGTAAGCGAATGCCCAAACCACCCAGTACTGATAAAAGCATGGGTAAACGGATATCTAACTACACAAGCTCCTTCCCAGGAATAGGTTCTAAGTTGCCTCCAGTAGTTGGAGTGGCAAACAAACTGAGGGCTAATTTAACATCTGAATCAAATGGCAGTATACCTCTATGCACTGTACTACCAAAACTGGTCAGTTAATAGAAAATTATGTATTCCCAGAATACATACCTTGTATTTTAATTATCTGCTAGAAACGTGTAAGGTGGTGAAATGCAGAGGTTTTTAATGGATTTACTTTTCATTAAACACTAAATCTTGTACAAAAAAAGATGAatcaaaatataaacatttcaaGGGCTAATTGTTTTATCAAGTTGTTTCAGTTGCAGTGTGGTGCATATTACATCACTTGATAGGTCAACACATCTGTTCTGGTCAGTGAGATTACATGCTTTTACAGTTGTGTTTAATAGCactatttaaaaaagaatcaaACCATTTCTTATCAGGACAGTTTCAGTTAGCAAATGCTTTGTCACAAGACAGCaagaaaaaagcatttaaaattgtattctgTTGGATAGAACAAgctctgctttcaattaagccccAGGTGAACTTCTTAAATTTGGATGAAATTTAACAGATTTACTGTCAAGAG encodes the following:
- the DYRK3 gene encoding dual specificity tyrosine-phosphorylation-regulated kinase 3, whose product is MSFPVLVHTVVTNWLLYLTCSARFGDGLYDSYMRIDQIRYPDPTNEEHSPSGLPSLGRSNVTSNKLTMKDHPLTGSQVKVEQLFEDSGNKRSSTLQSAGISSSERSLPSLSKDKSIDSLSTAKSCGSSSKVRKAISQAPEQAVKQYKHQLSAYEQQEICNFSEIYFVGPNAKKRQGVVGGPNNGGYDDDQCGYIHVPHDHLAYRYEVLKIIGKGSFGQVAKVYDHKLHQHLALKMVRNEKRFHRQAAEEIRILEHLKKQDKTGSMNVIHMLESFTFRNHICMTFELLSMNLYELIKRNKFQGFSVQLVRKFAHSILQCLEALYKNKIIHCDLKPENILLKQQGRSGIKVIDFGSSCFEHQRVYTYIQSRFYRAPEVILGSRYGMPIDMWSFGCILVELLTGYPLFPGEDEGDQLACMMELLGMPPQKLLDQSKRAKNFITSKGHPRYCTATTHTDGKVILNGSRSRRGKMRGAPGNKDWVTALKGCDDPLFIEFLKECLNWDPSARMTPSQALRHPWICKRMPKPPSTDKSMGKRISNYTSSFPGIGSKLPPVVGVANKLRANLTSESNGSIPLCTVLPKLVS